From the genome of Leguminivora glycinivorella isolate SPB_JAAS2020 chromosome Z, LegGlyc_1.1, whole genome shotgun sequence, one region includes:
- the LOC125241729 gene encoding parafibromin isoform X1 codes for MADPLSLLRQYNVNKKEIVERDNQIIFGEFSWPKNVKTNYLMWGPGKEGSIKEYYTLECLLFILKNIHLTHPVYVRQAAAANIPAVRRPDRKEILAYLNGETATCASIDKSAPLEIPTQVKRTHDNEVGESVAKKPRIEETHVQKVREQLAARLEVTKEASVTVDNIKSLSEAMSVEKIAAIKAKRLAKKRTTIKSNDYSDTLGVVGSDLRAILDYDVNHIISRERQWRTRTTVLQSNGKIFARSIMALLQGIRAREEGRPGVPRPQPVVLPQPTALPAQQAQYNRYDQERFITRKEETEGFKIDTMGTYHGMTLKSVTEGPSAPLAARTPQNPSQQRPMPQMPVSSGTPGRRELLPVAAARPPAGGGKRPSRTPIIIIPAAATALISMYNVKDMLQEHKFVPVEQKKAEGAVRENEVLLQRRKGGENMPVNNFAITVPYRVVDNPSRLSAAEWDRVVAVFVQGPAWQFKGWPWDGNPVQIFANICAFHLKFDEMKLDANVSRWAVTVLNLSRTKRHLDRAVLLGFWETLDKHMMKNKPHLRF; via the exons ATGGCGGACCCGCTCAGTTTACTCCGGCAgtataatgtaaataaaaaagaaatagtGGAACGCGATAATCAAATAATTTTCGGAGAGTTTTCTTGGCCGAAGAATGTTAAGACTAACTACCTTATGTGGGG aCCTGGCAAAGAAGGCAGTATAAAAGAATATTATACATTGGAATGTCTTCTGTTTATTCTCAAAAATATACACTTAACTCATCCAGTGTATGTCAGACAAGCAGCG GCTGCTAATATACCTGCAGTGCGTCGTCCAGATCGTAAGGAAATATTGGCTTATTTGAATGGTGAAACTGCAACTTGTGCTTCAATTGACAAAAGTGCCCCTCTGGAAATTCCAACACAG gtTAAGCGTACCCATGACAATGAGGTTGGTGAATCAGTGGCTAAAAAGCCACGTATTGAAGAGACCCATGTACAGAAAGTTCGTGAGCAGCTTGCTGCCCGTCTTGAGGTTACTAAAGAAGCCTCTGTCACCGTTGACAATATCAA ATCATTGTCAGAAGCTATGTCAGTGGAGAAAATTGCAGCAATTAAAGCAAAACGTTTAGCCAAAAAGAGGACTACAATCAAAAGTAATGACTACTCTGATACTCTTGGTGTTGTCGGGTCAGATCTAAGAGCTATCTTAGATTATGATGTGAATCACATTATAAGTCGGGAGAGGCAATGGAGGACAAGGACTACAGTACTACAAAGTAATGGAAAA ATATTTGCCAGAAGTATTATGGCACTGCTGCAAGGTATCCGTGCGCGCGAAGAAGGTAGGCCTGGCGTGCCGCGGCCGCAGCCAGTAGTGTTGCCCCAGCCTACTGCTTTACCCGCACAGCAGGCGCAGTACAACAGATACGATCAGGAAAGATTTATAACTAGGAAAGAAG AAACGGAGGGCTTCAAAATCGACACCATGGGAACATATCACGGCATGACGTTGAAGTCAGTGACGGAAGGCCCAAGTGCTCCCCTCGCAGCGCGCACCCCTCAGAATCCTAGTCAGCAGCGGCCAATGCCAC AAATGCCAGTATCGTCGGGGACGCCGGGGCGGCGCGAGCTGCTGCCGGTGGCCGCGGCGCGCCCGCCCGCCGGCGGTGGCAAGCGGCCCTCGCGCACACCCATCATCATCATACCGGCCGCCGCCACCGCGCTCATATCCATGTACAATGTTAAGGACATGCTGCAAGAGCACAA ATTCGTGCCAGTGGAGCAAAAGAAAGCCGAAGGCGCAGTGCGCGAGAACGAAGTACTCCTTCAGAGAAGAAAGGGCGGTGAAAACATGCCCGTAAACAACTTCGCGATTACG GTTCCATACCGCGTGGTGGACAACCCGAGCCGGCTGTCTGCCGCCGAGTGGGACCGCGTGGTGGCGGTGTTCGTGCAGGGACCTGCCTGGCAGTTCAAGGGCTGGCCCTGGGACGGGAATCCAGTGCAGATCTTTGCCAACA TTTGCGCGTTCCACCTGAAGTTCGACGAGATGAAGTTAGACGCAAACGTGTCGCGGTGGGCGGTCACCGTGCTCAACCTGAGCCGCACCAAGCGGCATCTTGACCGCGCCGTGCTGCTCGGCTTCTGGGAGACACTGGACAA GCACATGATGAAGAATAAACCTCATCTTAGATTCTAG
- the LOC125241729 gene encoding parafibromin isoform X2, producing MADPLSLLRQYNVNKKEIVERDNQIIFGEFSWPKNVKTNYLMWGPGKEGSIKEYYTLECLLFILKNIHLTHPVYVRQAAAANIPAVRRPDRKEILAYLNGETATCASIDKSAPLEIPTQVKRTHDNEVGESVAKKPRIEETHVQKVREQLAARLEVTKEASVTVDNIKSLSEAMSVEKIAAIKAKRLAKKRTTIKSNDYSDTLGVVGSDLRAILDYDVNHIISRERQWRTRTTVLQSNGKIFARSIMALLQGIRAREEGRPGVPRPQPVVLPQPTALPAQQAQYNRYDQERFITRKEETEGFKIDTMGTYHGMTLKSVTEGPSAPLAARTPQNPSQQRPMPQMPVSSGTPGRRELLPVAAARPPAGGGKRPSRTPIIIIPAAATALISMYNVKDMLQEHKFVPVEQKKAEGAVRENEVLLQRRKGGENMPVNNFAITSVDELVCAVVFIMLFYLLPLLSPLRTRVLSRPLIRTIRIC from the exons ATGGCGGACCCGCTCAGTTTACTCCGGCAgtataatgtaaataaaaaagaaatagtGGAACGCGATAATCAAATAATTTTCGGAGAGTTTTCTTGGCCGAAGAATGTTAAGACTAACTACCTTATGTGGGG aCCTGGCAAAGAAGGCAGTATAAAAGAATATTATACATTGGAATGTCTTCTGTTTATTCTCAAAAATATACACTTAACTCATCCAGTGTATGTCAGACAAGCAGCG GCTGCTAATATACCTGCAGTGCGTCGTCCAGATCGTAAGGAAATATTGGCTTATTTGAATGGTGAAACTGCAACTTGTGCTTCAATTGACAAAAGTGCCCCTCTGGAAATTCCAACACAG gtTAAGCGTACCCATGACAATGAGGTTGGTGAATCAGTGGCTAAAAAGCCACGTATTGAAGAGACCCATGTACAGAAAGTTCGTGAGCAGCTTGCTGCCCGTCTTGAGGTTACTAAAGAAGCCTCTGTCACCGTTGACAATATCAA ATCATTGTCAGAAGCTATGTCAGTGGAGAAAATTGCAGCAATTAAAGCAAAACGTTTAGCCAAAAAGAGGACTACAATCAAAAGTAATGACTACTCTGATACTCTTGGTGTTGTCGGGTCAGATCTAAGAGCTATCTTAGATTATGATGTGAATCACATTATAAGTCGGGAGAGGCAATGGAGGACAAGGACTACAGTACTACAAAGTAATGGAAAA ATATTTGCCAGAAGTATTATGGCACTGCTGCAAGGTATCCGTGCGCGCGAAGAAGGTAGGCCTGGCGTGCCGCGGCCGCAGCCAGTAGTGTTGCCCCAGCCTACTGCTTTACCCGCACAGCAGGCGCAGTACAACAGATACGATCAGGAAAGATTTATAACTAGGAAAGAAG AAACGGAGGGCTTCAAAATCGACACCATGGGAACATATCACGGCATGACGTTGAAGTCAGTGACGGAAGGCCCAAGTGCTCCCCTCGCAGCGCGCACCCCTCAGAATCCTAGTCAGCAGCGGCCAATGCCAC AAATGCCAGTATCGTCGGGGACGCCGGGGCGGCGCGAGCTGCTGCCGGTGGCCGCGGCGCGCCCGCCCGCCGGCGGTGGCAAGCGGCCCTCGCGCACACCCATCATCATCATACCGGCCGCCGCCACCGCGCTCATATCCATGTACAATGTTAAGGACATGCTGCAAGAGCACAA ATTCGTGCCAGTGGAGCAAAAGAAAGCCGAAGGCGCAGTGCGCGAGAACGAAGTACTCCTTCAGAGAAGAAAGGGCGGTGAAAACATGCCCGTAAACAACTTCGCGATTACG TCAGTTGATGAGCTGGTATGTGCTGTTGTGTTCATAATGTTGTTTTATCTTTTACCCCTTTTATCGCCACTGAGAACACGTGTGTTAAGCCGTCCACTTATTCGCACTATTAGAATATGTTGA